Part of the Vigna angularis cultivar LongXiaoDou No.4 chromosome 1, ASM1680809v1, whole genome shotgun sequence genome, ATAACAAGAAGTCCAATCAGTAGAACACAGGAAATACGAGACCACGCCTAAATGATATATACATATGTTCTGATAACAAAAATGcataatatttttcaaggaaGGAATATAGGACCAGTAGCGTATAACAAACGTCAAGTGAGACTTGTTCTCAATTGTTATCATGAGAACAAATCTTTATCATACAAGATACAATCATACatcaattatcaattttaaaactaaataaaaccaATCTTGAGCCTCCAAACATGATTATATAATCAAGATTTGCTGTTCCTCAGTAATTTTGCTTATGCTGAAGAACAATGAAAATCAAGCTTAATTCAACCTTTCATAAAGAAGCTCATAATGCACAACGTAATCAAGAGAccgatactttttttttaattaacgcATGCACCATATAAAAGCTTGGCATAAAATAAGGGGAGTTATCTATGTCAAGGTCCGTAATATcactttatttttaagtaacAATAACAGTTTCTGAAGTACGTTCCATGATTTAATATTCCATTATATGTTACCTTTTTTCTATATAGTCTGTATGTATCAATTTATTAGTAGGTTGATTTAATTCATTTAGATTTTTTGTGTGCACAATGATGCTAACAAGGTTTGAAAGTAAGAGCTTGAGCAAACTAGACAAACCCCCTCACATTTAGGCCAAACCTAGCGGGTTATTCATGTAGATCATTTAAGCTCTGAGTACTAGACACTTTGGAGGAAGATTAGCATCATTTCCACTTACTTTTGTTTGTAATCTTTGCTTCAATTTCCAGGCCTTTAATGGATGAAAGAACTGCAAGATAGAATTCTTATTAGCAATAGAGCTGATGCAATGGTAAAACATCAATCAGATAAGTTGTACCACCAGACACAATAACATATTTGTAATGAGAAAAATGTAAAGTTACCAGAAATGGCAGGCATGAGTGCACCAACACAAATTACCATGCAAGCACccagtaaaacaaaaataagcaAAGCCTTCTTTGTACTCTTGTGTTTCTCAATGAATCTTTTCAAAGGAGATGGTGGTATTCTATTTGAGGAACCAAGTTTGAGATATGTAGAAAGCTCCTCATCCGAAGCTTGATGATTAGGAAGCAAACAAAATTTTGCATTTCTGCAAAGCTGTGAATACAAAGCAACAATTCCCCCTGTACGTGTTGAATGTACTAGCATTACCACAATAATTATAGTAATGAGTAACAAAAGGACCTTAGTTtgacagaaaaataaagaaaagcagTCCTTACCTTCGCCATTATCATCTACACTTAAAAGAATAACTGAATACTTCAATAAAGAAACAATTGAAAGAGTCCAAAATATCAAAGAAAATGCGCCAAATATTGCATCTTCATTCTGGACTGGTTTTAGTCTTCCAGAAAAAATACTTTGATAAACATAAAGTGGGGATAGGCTCAAGTCACCAAACAAAAAGCCAAAACTTTGGTATGCCAAAAACAAAAGTGTTCTACATTGAAATTTCCGCTCTACCTgttaattgagaaaaaaaaacaaaatattatgaaCATATATGACTTcaagttttttaataatataacatttagGTTCAAAGGGAAAGCAATGAAcaaaataatagattatatagatatttaatGCTTTTTTTCCTATTTCCTTTTCTTCCGCGCAGGCATACATACAACTATGATAAGTTTGCTCGTTTTCCACCAAATaataaaagacaaaagaaatgaagaagaacaCGAATATTGCATAAAACGCTTCTACCAATATAGCATACGATATACTGTAGCAAATTGTGTTCAAGAAGAATTCCATTTTCATTTCCCAAGCTTCTACCAACGTAGCATACGTTCACCATACTCTCCACACAACAACTCGCatctctttctcattttctgACGCAAAATATATTTGCCTGTGATTGCTTATATGCCttccaaattttcaaactatacAGCCAAACCATATTCCGTTTTCAGGCCAGTTATCCACGTTTAGATTGACGACGGAGTTTGAAACAACAAATCTCATTTTCACTTCGCACATTATCTCGTTACGTCGACACAAACAGTGCTTATTCAATACGCATTTATTCGTTAGAATTCCATCGATTCTCAGAATAACGAATCTGATAAAAACGGAAAACAGGCGAAGAAAGTTCCAGAAGCATAGCAAAACGTTTGTAATATACTTTGTGGTTAAGTCCATGTTTGAATTGAGGGAAAAAAGAGAGGAGAAAATGTACCACGGTTGATGCACCTCGTTCTCTACTTGCATCTGAGCTCATAGCGAAGAAGAAAACAGAACAAGAGTTTCGTTGCGCTCACTTTTGGAAAGGAAAAATCCACTCCAACTGTATTGGAACCGCGAAATTGCCTCCAATGTAGACCgtgtttgattattttattatttacgCAATAAACTTAGTTTTTCCATTGCAAGATGTACTAGTAAAAGTGCCTGTAATATCTCAACCAAACACTCCTTGGTCTGAGTTACAATTTAGGCccaatttacattaaaaaacaaacaaaatttatataaactattatattatttgtatatatagTCTAAACTTTTAcctttaattcaaaatcattaATGGTGATGCAAGTTAACCTGGAAAtaattcttaatatatataatactcatcttatttataattttttttcagaaaattatttgtatttaaattgaATGATGtattgatttgtttttcttaaaacgctcttaattaaatatttaaaataaatcataaaaagttTATCTCtcttatttgaaaatataaagaatcataaatattaaatctaTCCCAACTACTTCATTTTATAATATGcaagaataatttttaaaaataattaaaattagataatttattatttttaactaattcaGTGTAAATTagctaaaaaaaatcatacaaatagaGACATCTGGAATCATATTTAAGGAGTTGTCTTTAAGAAATTGATTCTACccttttttttccaaaattaattCTACACTTCTATAAATACCACAAATATAATCTTGTACAcgtattcatttaattttaccaTATTCAACCTTCCTGAAAACCAACTATAATCATATTTAGATTATTTAAGTTTACTTGAGCAATAGTCCACattcacaaaaattaaattcagtCAATAAATAACCTAATTCGAgcaagttaatttaatttaagttaaattgaacaaataataattataaaataattattatgtaaaaCAATAAACTTGTACacttaatgatttttaattagaaGTGAAAGAAGTAATGAATCAAATATATCCCCTCATAATAACCTAATCTTGATATTTAAGAGACCAtgtcataaataatttattcttgtAAAAgtattttcacaaattttaacaaGTGAAATTCGCATATATACTAAATAGTCTACAGTATAAGTAATCTTAATTAATCTCATTTTACTTAACAAAACTATTcgcaaaatatattttatttaattcagtTTTTTAAGCTTTATTCTCGTGACATCAGTCATATAATTTTCAGAATGGTAAAAGACAATTTCCATCTATaacatgttttaataaaattacaatttgctatcaataaatatgaaaaatagttTAGAGAATGTTTGTTCTAATATTCGTAATGACATAAATTATGATCATTGATAATCATAAGCCTGTATGATGGAATTTGTGTAAGAAGCATTGTTCAAAATGCTAATACCTGTCTCTGCATGTTTGTAGCTACTTCATGTTGTTACTTCATGAAATGGCATTACTGTTCAGAGATAAtctatttaaaatacttttagaaaaaaaaaatcttaaatatgtttataaaaaacCATAATCAAGGctcatttaaatatatgttaatttataacttatatatttaaaattaatttcattacatTATAAACTGCACGGGTTATTAACATAATCTAAAAGGGTCAAAGTTAAACAAATCCATAGATAATTAGATGGAAAATGgcaaatcatcaattaatttaCCATAAATCAATTCTGTTAACTTCTTCacttttgttataattgttttttagtaTTGGTTTTTGACTTTGTTTCACTTTTCAGAGTCTGATATTGTTACAAGTTGGCAAATAGCAGAGAAAGGCCAACCTTGAGAATACAAAGCAGATTAGGAGTTATCACAGTACAGAAACTGTTCTGCATGGTCTCTCGATATGTTTCCCAGTACCTCTGCAGACACAAAATGCATATCCATATTCTCACACTGCAGGCCATGATTCACATCTTGAAGAATCAATTAACTCAATTACAAAGTATACCTGATCTGCCCTTGGGACATATCCACATTCTGAGATTACTTTATTCATAAGACGAATAGGTCTCCGTAGGATCTATCTGGTATACAAAGTTAGCACTCAGCGTAAACCAAGAGAAACTAAATCGCACATTCTTAACCTCACTACAGAAAAAAGTTGGATCTGTTTTTTCTTGGATTTGTACAAAATAGAAAACACATTCATGTCTGCTCGTGCAGTAGGGAAAAAAACTGGTGCAACTAGACCCACAAATATCATGTAAGTGCCCAGTCAAATAGCAGGCCGCAATACTAAAACGAGTAAAGACTCTGATCTCAACAAAGTAATGCAGAACTTATTTGCGACGTCTTTGGGTTATGTGGTTTATGTCTGGGTTGCCTTTCCTCATCATTGCTACAAACTCATCATAGTTAATTCTTCCATCCTGCAAGAAATTTGAGAGTTAATATTGCAAAGGATAATTAAACAACACTGCATAAACTTATACAATTTGGAACTAGGACAACCGTCAATGTTGTTCCCTGTGAGATAATACAGCTTTTCTAGATAACAACAGACAGGAAAAATTCTAGACCTGTTCtataaagaaagaagaaagcaGTATTACCCAACAATATAATTACAGCATTTTCCAGAATGACATTATTGTTGcatgtgattgtgattatgctaaaaaaacatatataaaggAGCAAAAAAGAGTAAAAGGAAAGTAACTACATTGTCAGTATCAACTTCAGCAATGATCTCCTTTATTGTTTTCTCATCACCCATGTTGTACTTCTTGAGGGCAGATTCCAACTCTTCCATTGTGATGTAACTAAACAGAAGCAACAAGAAGAAAACCACCACAAAAATCAACATTTAAGGTAAACAGAAGCAACAAGAAGAAAACCGCCACAAAAATCAACATTTAAGGTGATAATGTTGCTATAGTATAaattatgaatgaaaaataaattaaattacccGCTCTTATCATCGTCAAAATATTCAAAGGCTTTATATAGATGATCCTCTCTTTCCATTCTATTCATGTGCATGGTAGCAGTTATAAATTCAATGTAATCAATCGTTCCATTTCCATCTACATCAGCCTGAGAACCAAATAATTACGATCATGTAGAAACATCAGTAAAATCAAGAGAAGTGTCAGACTAGTGATTACAATATCATGCAACCATGAAAATATTATCCATCTTGGCATCTCCAGTCTCGGTGATTATTACACACAGCACATAGATGCATCAAGCACCAAGTTCTTTATACGTGCAAAAAAGGATTACATGCTTATGATTATCTACAGGACAGGAAATAATAGTGCAAACAAAGAGCTAACTGTATATAAGGTATGTACATGGGCTAGGAGAGATACTTAGATATGGGGAGAATATCTCCATGTGTTTAGCATAAGTGCATCACAAATGCAAACCTAGGTTTTTGATACAGATATAAACAAAACAGGATGAGCTTGCACAGAATGAGTTTAACGGTATTTCACACACAAACTAACTTAGCTATGGGGAGCCAAGCTCCAGTAGTTAAGTGATGTGGCCCCATGGCCCAAGATGCTTAAGGAGTATGAAACGATTGGGAAAAGGTGAAATGCACCTGAGTTTGTTgtacagagagagagagagagagagtatgtAAAGCAAGATATGTATAAGGTAGGCTAAATTAGGCCTGGGCTGGGAGAGACTAGACACTATCATAACCGTGTACACAGAACATACCAGGATCTGAACACCCTTTTTTCAGACCTGTTACTGCAGAAGAAATATTTTCATACTTAATTTCTTCCTTTTAGTCTTTCTTGCTTCCTAGTACCTTTCATTTATGAAAGAATATATAACTGTTCACCATGATCTGCTAAATTTAACTTGAGATACTATAGAAGAAGGGTAAGTTCATCAAACAACCCAAGTTTAGGTTACTCAATTTACTTTTAACCTGCGATGAAATGAACCAGAGATACAAGAGTctgaatagtaaaaattgaagCAAACCACAATGGGTATCTGCCAGTTCATGTTACAATAGCAATTTCTTACAACATGCTGGGTGACAAAACTTTGGGTAGTATTTAAGGTCACATTTAGAGATAGGATGAGATATCGTGTAAACTTCAAACATTCTCATTAGGTAATCAACAAAGGAGTGCAAATCTTTTGGAAGAACCAATAAGAAAACTTACAACCGAAAAAGAAGAGGACACTGATCTTACCGCTTCCATCAACTGCCTTACTTCGGACTCAGAAAGTTTACTACCCAGTTTTGGGAGACCAGCTTTCAACTCCTCAAATGTGATTGTTCCACTGTTATCTGTATCCATGGATTTGAACATTTCCTTCAAGCCGATAATTTCTTCTTCAGAAAGATTTTCAGCAATAACCTgcaatcaaatagttcataaattaataaaattcatttcattAGCCATTTAATCCGAATAGTGGACACTGAGGGTGTGTGTGAAACCAAGTCTTGAAGGTGTGTGTGAAACGAATTCCTTTAAGACGGATCTATCTTATTGCTAACTAAATAATATACTGCTTCCAAAGCACTAGAATCGTTACATTGGCATATGAGGAGACGGATTCACTAGCAGCCAAAGTATTAGCTTAActgaaagaaacaaaagcatCTATCCTTTGATCAAGTCAGCTATGAAGACCTTCTCtacatatttatttgtttatattgtgGATTTTTCATTAACGCATACTATCTTAATCCAAAAGGATTTTAATATAGTGGAGTTTGCAGATATTTTAcaaaaaacttgataatgttCATGATGAGAACCAAAAAAAATGACGATAAAAGATGATTTACCTTCAGGGCtactttttttagtttgttcATTGCTCGGAATTGTTTCATTCTGGATAAAACAGCAATATCAAGAGGCTTATCAGATGCATCTCCATCCACTCTCATCCAGGGATGATCTGCAccatatataacatattatgtTAAGATCTATGATGCATGGATACTATATGTGTATTAGATACAAcgacaatatgtttaatttgaaaataaaaggatTCAAGGCGTGATATAtacatattgaaaaatatacaattttttaaaataatatgataaatatgattgttattatgtgaatccaaattaaaataatatgtactAAATAttgtcaaaacaaaaaaaatttaaattattattatcataaaagtattagtactttataaattaaatacttcaTTGATAAATGTCGATAAAATATCCTAAAGTATCATATACCGATACATGTCAAATATAGATATGTGACACAAATTGAACTATCTATATATGATATGTTATGATGGATTCATTCAAATAAGTAAACTACCAAGAGAGTTTTAGTTTGAATGTGATTATGATGCGTTAGTGCTTGAGAAAAAGAGGCAATCTGACTTTCAAGCAAAATATTAATCAGAATAAACTCCCACTAATAACTCTATCCTTATATCAAACAGGTGTAAGTAGGGGGAAGTTATAAAGTGGTTTGGACCACCAGCTGTTCTATGGTTCCTATCAATCATTAAGTGACGTGTACTtaagttattaaatttaaaataaaatacttaaataagtaattataCATGTCACGAAGATTGGTCAGGCAAGGACAAGCATTGGTTCATAACTACCAAATAATTTATCCTAATGAGGGACAAAACAAGAGCACAGTATAAAccagaaaagaagaaaatgtaaaTCCAGGAATTAGTAGAAAGAATCAATGGGTCCTAACctacatttttattctttataactttatttagGGGGGGTTGAAGTATTTTGGATGTGACAATTAATtctcattctctttctttttatttaacgAATCACACTTTCCAATAGTCCAGTGTCCTTAACAATATCACAGATCTATATATCAAATAACAACTGTTTTGGATATCCTTATGTCCTATTTCTCGGCAGCTATCTCGGCCTCACTGAATCATGGCATAATCCATCCTACAGGTTCAGAACCTCACTATGAAGGTAAACAAtgactctcttcttcttctgtgtcagtgagattaaaataaaatataaagcaCATTTGGcattaaaactaaaaagttaTGTTCATGAGTAGAGTTTAACTTAGCACTTCAACTGCTGAAAGTCGTTCTTTAGGGTCAGCACGTAGCATCTTCTTGACCAGATCTTTAGCACTAGTTGATATGGAAGGCCAAGGATCCGATGCGAAATCAATATGTCCACGAAGAATAGCATCAAAGATACCCTGttcattttcttcacaaaagattaaaaacaaaGTGAAAACCATTGGAAGGGTCTAAACTGAGAATATCAGGGTACGAGAAAAGAAAACTTCCACAGTAAAGTGCCAACATAATCCTTTCGGAGCTCAACAAAACAATCATAGGTTCTTTTGAGGgatcacagattacaacaacaACTTTAACATGAAACCTTGGGGTATGGTTTTTATTcgacattaaaaaataaaagtgagggAGTTAAAAAGGAAGGAGTTCTACCTGCCCAGTAAGGTGGAACACCAGAAAGCAGAATGTACAGTATAACCCCAGCACTCCAAATATCAGCCTCAGGCCCATAACTTCTTTTCAACACCTCAGGAGCAACATAGTAAGCACTTCCAACAAGGTCTCTAAACACATCTCCTGTTCTCAAAACCCAACAATCTAATAAATTTCACAATAAACACTTGcaagagataaaaagaaaataagaatataaaataaattaagtttcttaaaataaatcaacGCAAGCATGtaaacttttgaaaaagttaaatgCGAACGCTTCTGTTAGAATTAAGTGAATAGATTAATTTTTACTCATGAaaagttcttcttcttttttctataaatGTTAATGAAACTggttatataaataaactaaaatgaactCAGCTTCAATGATAAATTATGATTATCTTATTCATTACCTAATTTATGAGTTTTCTTGTTTGGCATTTTCAAAAAACTTATTCTAATgggtaaataaattaattttaaattgagaaACAACTTAATTCAAGAATTAAAACAtcttatcttcttcttctcctcctccgACTAATTATCCAAACACGACCCAACACAAGCAGAATCAATGAGCAGTGACCAGAAGATTAGAGTAACTAACTAACCTGGCTTGAAGAAGACGGAGAGACCAAAATCCGTGGCCTTGAGAGGGGAATCATCGTCCTTGTTGAGCAGCAAGAAATTCTCGGGCTTCAAGTCCCTGTGCATCACGCCCATGGAGTGGCAATTATGCACCACCGTCACGATCTGGCGGCAGGAGTTGGCGGCGGCGCGCTCGGAGTAGTGGCCCTTGGTGATAATCCGGTCGAAGAGCTCGCCGCCAGCGCAGAGC contains:
- the LOC108347490 gene encoding calcium-dependent protein kinase 1 — protein: MGNCSSSSNGGGAASSTTTYYDDLPQRNGITVLPPNTNPSPPPPKPQASSSLGRVLGRPMEDVRSIYIFGRELGRGQFGVTYLVTHKTTKEQFACKSIATRKLVNRDDIDDIRREVQIMHHLTGHRNIVELKGAYEDRHSVNLIMELCAGGELFDRIITKGHYSERAAANSCRQIVTVVHNCHSMGVMHRDLKPENFLLLNKDDDSPLKATDFGLSVFFKPGDVFRDLVGSAYYVAPEVLKRSYGPEADIWSAGVILYILLSGVPPYWAENEQGIFDAILRGHIDFASDPWPSISTSAKDLVKKMLRADPKERLSAVEVLNHPWMRVDGDASDKPLDIAVLSRMKQFRAMNKLKKVALKVIAENLSEEEIIGLKEMFKSMDTDNSGTITFEELKAGLPKLGSKLSESEVRQLMEAADVDGNGTIDYIEFITATMHMNRMEREDHLYKAFEYFDDDKSGYITMEELESALKKYNMGDEKTIKEIIAEVDTDNDGRINYDEFVAMMRKGNPDINHITQRRRK